In the genome of Salinispirillum sp. LH 10-3-1, one region contains:
- a CDS encoding DUF418 domain-containing protein produces the protein MSERIESLDLIRGVAILGILFMNIMAMATPIEAYYSPFWREGLSALEMPLYQMQSMVFESRFMSMFSLLFGVGLYIQYQSALAKDLPARARLFSRLRWLLLFGLLHGFLVFVGDILTLYACCGFLLVWLLGMSNKKQFGLALLFLVLGQLLMLSLVAAVFFKGVPMVMSEVPLSPEALSALQQTWTSYPDRLIAQAVEFGQFLLFIPAAALWHNTGLMLIGILLYKKGFFHQSRFIPWGLASLVLGLVLGWWVQQLRAEIGYSSDVGFATMLLMMLTGLLSAIGYCSLLVLAATSGNVLVRLLKNAGKMAFTLYISQSVLTYLIFVWLVPQYWGQLGRPELLSLVVALTVLQLWFANFWQQKYGQGPLEKGWRYLAYRRFRQVES, from the coding sequence ATGTCGGAGCGCATAGAGAGTTTGGATTTAATTCGTGGTGTTGCCATTTTAGGTATTCTTTTCATGAATATTATGGCGATGGCAACGCCGATAGAAGCCTATTACAGCCCCTTTTGGCGAGAGGGCCTGTCTGCTTTAGAAATGCCGCTGTATCAAATGCAGAGCATGGTATTTGAGAGCCGGTTCATGTCGATGTTCAGCCTGTTGTTTGGTGTGGGGCTGTATATTCAGTATCAAAGTGCTTTAGCAAAAGATCTTCCGGCGCGTGCTCGGCTGTTTTCAAGGTTACGCTGGCTGTTGTTGTTCGGGCTGTTGCACGGGTTTTTGGTCTTCGTTGGCGATATTTTAACGCTCTATGCATGCTGCGGCTTTCTATTGGTTTGGCTGCTGGGTATGAGCAACAAAAAGCAGTTTGGTCTAGCGCTGTTGTTTTTGGTCTTGGGCCAATTGCTGATGCTTTCATTGGTTGCGGCAGTATTTTTTAAGGGCGTGCCGATGGTCATGTCCGAGGTGCCGTTGAGCCCTGAAGCCTTGTCGGCGTTACAGCAGACGTGGACGAGTTACCCTGACCGGTTGATAGCTCAAGCCGTTGAGTTTGGTCAGTTCTTGCTATTCATACCGGCAGCTGCCCTTTGGCACAACACGGGTTTGATGCTGATCGGCATTCTGCTTTATAAGAAAGGTTTCTTCCATCAGAGCCGTTTCATACCTTGGGGCTTGGCCAGTTTAGTGTTGGGTTTAGTGCTGGGTTGGTGGGTTCAGCAATTGCGCGCGGAGATCGGTTACAGTTCGGACGTCGGTTTCGCCACGATGTTATTGATGATGCTGACGGGTTTGTTGTCTGCCATCGGGTATTGTTCTTTGTTGGTGCTGGCGGCTACCAGCGGCAATGTGTTGGTTCGTCTGCTGAAAAATGCCGGGAAGATGGCGTTTACGCTGTACATTTCTCAGAGCGTTTTGACATATCTGATTTTTGTTTGGTTGGTGCCTCAGTATTGGGGGCAGCTCGGCCGACCTGAGCTGCTGAGTTTGGTTGTTGCGTTAACTGTTTTGCAACTGTGGTTCGCTAACTTTTGGCAGCAAAAGTATGGGCAGGGGCCGCTGGAGAAAGGGTGGCGGTATTTAGCGTACCGCCGTTTTCGCCAAGTCGAGAGTTAA